A genomic stretch from Candidatus Omnitrophota bacterium includes:
- a CDS encoding RluA family pseudouridine synthase: MQEYNLTVQPEDAGKRLDIFLLDFFLGEKLGLSRTAVKSLIDSGCVILSGEPAKKAHQKVKAGDVYLVAIEEKKPSSVCAEDIPLEVVYEDNDLAVINKPGGLVVHPAPGNREHTLVNALMHRFKSLSDINPERAGIVHRLDKETSGLLVIAKNNVSHLGLAKQFAEHSIKRRYVALVKGKMEFEENVIELPIARDPQRREAMAVNYGKNSRYARTRYRALKRTKEYSFLELEPFTGRTHQLRVHLSYVGHPILGDRKYGRNNEFPRLALHARVLGFVHPVSGKSLEFSCAIPVEFTELIEKKEVIKKKA, encoded by the coding sequence ATGCAAGAATATAATTTGACCGTTCAACCTGAAGACGCGGGCAAAAGGCTGGATATCTTCCTATTGGATTTTTTTCTTGGGGAGAAGCTGGGGTTATCCCGGACAGCCGTGAAGAGCCTTATAGATTCGGGCTGCGTTATTTTATCCGGAGAACCGGCCAAGAAAGCGCATCAGAAAGTAAAGGCCGGGGATGTTTACCTGGTCGCGATAGAAGAAAAAAAGCCTTCCAGCGTTTGCGCGGAAGATATCCCGCTTGAAGTTGTCTATGAGGACAATGACCTGGCGGTCATAAATAAACCCGGCGGGTTAGTGGTGCATCCTGCCCCGGGCAACCGCGAACACACCCTGGTCAACGCCCTGATGCATCGTTTTAAATCCCTTTCGGATATAAACCCGGAAAGGGCGGGCATAGTGCATCGTTTGGATAAAGAGACTTCCGGGCTTTTGGTCATCGCCAAGAATAATGTCAGCCATCTGGGCCTGGCCAAGCAATTTGCCGAGCACAGCATTAAGCGCCGGTACGTAGCCCTGGTAAAAGGGAAGATGGAATTTGAAGAGAACGTAATTGAACTGCCGATAGCCCGGGATCCGCAGCGCAGAGAGGCGATGGCGGTCAATTACGGAAAGAACAGCCGTTATGCCCGGACCCGTTACCGCGCCTTGAAACGGACAAAGGAATACAGCTTCCTTGAACTTGAGCCTTTTACCGGCAGGACGCACCAGTTAAGGGTGCATCTTTCTTATGTCGGGCATCCTATATTGGGCGACCGTAAGTACGGCCGCAACAATGAATTCCCGCGTTTGGCCTTGCACGCCAGGGTTTTAGGGTTTGTCCATCCGGTCAGCGGAAAATCCCTGGAATTCTCCTGCGCTATCCCCGTGGAATTCACCGAATTAATTGAAAAGAAAGAGGTTATTAAAAAAAAGGCTTGA